The region GGCTTGGCGACGCCAGCCTTCTTGAAGTGATCCTTGTTGTAGAAGAGGGCGCGGATGCTTGCCACCAGGGGCAGCACATACTGTTTACCATCCATCTTGCCCGAGTCATAGAATGATTTGATAAACCCGTCCTTCATCTTCGCAGGCAGCAGGTTATCAAGCGGCAGGAGCAAATCGTCAGCGGCGTAATGCGACCAGAAATCGATATTCAGGAGATCCGGCGCCTGGCGGGTCGCCACCAGCGTGTTCACCTTCTGGTAGATGCTATCCCAGTTGACGACCTCGAGCTCAACCTTGATATCCGGGTTCTGCTTTTCGAATTCCTTTATCACGCCCTGCCAGTAGGGCTCCGTAGCCTCGCTGTAAAGGGCAGCTACAAACTTGATGGTTGCCTTGGGCGCGGCAAAGCCAACACCCTGGAAAACCACCAGGCCGAAGAACATTGTCAGGGCAAGCGCCATGCCAATCAGCTGGTAGATTCGTAGCGTT is a window of Bacillota bacterium DNA encoding:
- a CDS encoding sugar ABC transporter substrate-binding protein, with translation MKTTLRIYQLIGMALALTMFFGLVVFQGVGFAAPKATIKFVAALYSEATEPYWQGVIKEFEKQNPDIKVELEVVNWDSIYQKVNTLVATRQAPDLLNIDFWSHYAADDLLLPLDNLLPAKMKDGFIKSFYDSGKMDGKQYVLPLVASIRALFYNKDHFKKAGVAKPPATWDELVAAGQKLAKLPNVSPFGLDMSEFEGQAFLAYFLWGGGADWKDAKGNWAYNSPKAVEALQFMVDLVRKYKITNPEPTVTSRDDLQKVFAAGRLSMMITASFFPTLLKDQLRT